Part of the Propioniciclava sp. MC1595 genome is shown below.
GACCGGGGGGGCTGACGCCTCCCGACCGGGGGGGCTGAGCCCCACCCCATCAAGTCATAGATCAGATCAAGATCATCATCACGCGCGCGAGTTCGACACGGGGCCCCGTGATGATGATGATCGAGGGCTCAAAGAACACACCGACGACGTCGGACCCGTCACGGCCGCCGAGGTCGCCGAGATCATCGCCGAAGCCGCTCGGGCCGGGAAGTCGTGGCAAGCGTCCGGCGTCCGATCGAACGCCTCGACCCTGACCGCCGAGATTGGCCGTGCCGAGGCCGTGCGCCGTCTCCTGGCCGCCGCAGCAGACCCGGCCGCCCGAACGCCGAGGGTCGCGGGGTTCTCGAAGTACGCCGCGGCGTCCGCCGAGCGCGTCGAGACGGTCGAGGGGCCGCGGGAACCCGCGTGCCGGACGTGTGGGCTCGTGGAACGTGTCTGCTCCCGCACCCTGGGCAGCGATCACGAGTTCGAGCCGGCCGACGACACCCGCGACGACGTCGAGCCGACACCGACCCGTCGAGGCGCGGCCGGTGACCCCGACACGCTCGGGAACCTCGTCGAGGGGGTGCTCCGACGATGACGACCCTCACCGACCCCGAGGGGCAGGCCCTCGTCGCCCTCGGGATCGCGGTCGCCGCACGTGCCGGGAAGACGTGGGATCCGCCCGGCACGGCCGCGGCCGTCCGCAAGCTCGCCGAACAAGGCGACCGACCCTCGACGATCCTCGCGAAGCTCGAAACCGCCGCAGCGGATCCGAACGCGCGAACGCCGGACGCCGCCCTGTGGACCAAGTTCGGGAACGCCCGGCCGCGCGCGAACGCCGACGATCCGGCCGAACCCGTGTGCGTCCACTGCCGGCACACCCGGGAGGGGTGCGCGCGAGCGCAGGCCCTCGTCCCACCGGCGCAACGGTTCGCCCACGAGTTCACGACGCGCAGCGGGACGCACGAGCCGAGGCCGACCCGCCTCCGACCCTCCGAACGGACGCCGGACGCCCTGGACGACGTCGGGGGGCCGTCGTGAGCCGCCGCAACGAGACGCCGCGCGGGCCCGGGCCGCAGCTCGTCGCCCTGCTCGACGCGATCCGCCAGCTCGACGAGCCGCCCCCCTGCACCGAGCCGAGCATCCGCGACGAGTTCACCCATGACGACGCGACCCGCCGGGCCGTCGCCCGCCGGCACTGCGAGGGCTGTCCCGTCCTCGTCGCGTGCCTGGACGCCGCCCGAGCCGAACGCGCGTTCGGCGTGTGGGCCGGCCGAGACCACGACCCGACACGACCCGATCGCGACACCACCGGAGAGGACACCACACCATGCCCAAGCGCGACCCGTTCAAGCTCCCGACGACCGACGCCCGGATCCACGAGGACGACCACGACGCGGCCGTGACCCGTGTCGCCCGCCGGATCCTGGCCGGCGTCCCGTTCGAGGGAGCCAACCCGGCCGACCTCCGACGCGCGCTCGCTGGCCGCGACCGGCACCTGTTCGACGAGGCCCTGCGCCGGCTCACGTGGGGGCAACGCGTCGAGATCGTCGAGACGTGGAACGGCGAGCGGCTCGTCGTCCCCGTGTACGCGCTGGACGGGCTCGACGCGCCCGGGATCCTCCGCGACGTCCTCGACGAGGTCGGCCGCCTGCAGGACACGGTCCGGACGCTGCTCCGGGCCGTCGAGGGCCGACCGTGAGCACCAGCGGCCGCCCGTACGCCTACCGGGAGCCGGCCGGGAGCCTGGTCCGCGCGCCGCTCCCGCTCGCGTGCGGCCGTTGCGGGGCGCGGATCGAACCGGGCCGCTACCTCGTCCTCGAGCACGACGAGGTCCCCGTGTGCGGCCGCGACCTGGCCCGCCTGGGGCTCGCCGACGTGCTCACGGTGGCTGAGGCCGCCGACGAGCTCGCGCGGCTCGTGGACGCCGGACGCCTCCCCGAGGGGCTCGCCACGATCGCCGCGACCGCCGGACGTGCGGCCGCCTCGTGGGCCCGCGATCGTGTGGACGCCGCCCTCCGCGCGCACCGAACGGCCCGGACGCCCCGACCCCTCGACGACGAGGACGAGCCGGACGGGCTCGACGATGGGTAGGCCGACGCTCGTCGAGGACGTCCCCCTCGACGCCGAGTTCGTCGCCGACGCGCTCGCGGCCGCCCGCGACGCCCGCCTGCTCGACGACGTCCGCGCCCGGGCCGGCACCCGGACCGCGTTCCGATCCGCGCCGATCGACGAGGCGATTCGACGACTCCGCGCCGTAGTCGTGCGCGCCGACGCACAACAAGGGGCCGTTGCCTCGACCCCGGCCGCCTGGGTGACGCCTACTGAGTACGGAAGGATCCACGACCGGCACCCCGAGACCGTGCGCCGTTGGATCCGACAAGGCCGATTCACCGCCGGCGAGACCCGGAACGACAACACCGGGCGGACCCTCGTCCGGCTCGACGCGGAACCCCCGCGAGACAGGAGAACCAACCATGAACCGCACCCGGGCACTGTCCGTCAAGCTGAACGCCCCCGTCGACGACCGCACGGCCGACGACCTCCGAACCGGCGTGACTGACCTCGCGGCATCCGCCACCGCCCCCAGCATCGGCCGGGCCGAACGCCTGGCCCGCGCCGCCCGTGCGGCCGAGCACGCCCGCAACCTGGCCGACGTCGTCCCCCTCCTCGACCCCTACGCGGGCACCGAGCACAACCGGATGGCCGACCTCCAGACCGTCGCCACCCGAGCACTCGCCGGCGAGACCGAACTCGACGGCGCGGTCGCCGAGCGCCTCCTCCGCGCCGAACAGTTCGACCGGCTCACCCACGCCACCCGCGCGGCCGCGAACCTGACCGGCCTCCGGCCCGGCTCGATCGCGCCCACCGTCGAGTTCGTGACCCCGGCCCGCTGGCTCGCCGCCTACGCCCTCCCCGCGGCCGGACTCGGACCGATCGACACCATCCCCGCCTGGGGCAACGGCATCCCCGCCGCAACGCTCAACCCCGGATTCGACAACCCGATCACCGGGGCCGACCTCGACGTCGCCGGCGACCCCCTGCCCTGGTCGCTCGTCGGGTTCGGCGTGAACACGTCGCGCCAGCGGTTCGACTGGGCCGCCGACAAGGGAGCCGAGTCCGAGCGCCTGTTCCTCGCGGCCGTGCACAAGGGACTGGAGAAGGCCCTCCTCGACGCCCTCGCGGCCGCCGCACCCGCGGCCGCGTCGTTCGAGGCCGCCGAGGTCGCCGCCGGCGCAACCGACTACGCCGCCGACCTCGTCGTCGTGAACCCGCAGGACGCCCCCAAGGTCACCCGCGCCTACGCGACCGCGTTCGACGGCTCCGACACCCTTCCGCCGCGGATCCTCCCGACCGCCGGCGCAACCAAGGGGACCGCGCTCGTCATGGCCTCCCCGGCCGTGTACGCCGTCGCCTCCCGCGTCGAGTGGGTTTCCGCGACCCGGCCCCGTGAGTGGGGCGTGGACGTCGCCGCCCTCATGTGGGGCCGCGCTCGCGTCCGGATCCCCGGGGCCGTGCAGAAGGTCGTCGTCGCGTGATCGCCGTCGAGCCCCAGCGCACCGCGCCCACCGTCGAGTGGATGCCCGACCGGGCCCGCTCCGAACGGGAACCCGCCTACGCCGACACGGTCCGCGAGTTCGTCGCCCACCGGCTGCCCTGGGCAACCTGGACGACCGCCGCGATCATCGTCGAGGACGGCGTCCGCTGGCTCGTCGCCGAGTCCCGGTTCGACACGGACGGCGACGCGCTCCGCGACCGGGCCGGACGACCCACCACCCGGACGGCGTCCGTCCCGCTGGCCCCCGACGAGGTCGGACCATGACCGGCCGCTACCACGCCGACCTCGTCGCCCCCACCCCGAGCACTCGACCGGCGAACCCGGACCCGTTCGTGCGGGCCGTCGCGGCCCTCCTCGAGGACGGCGTCCCCACCCGCGACGCCCAGCGCACCGTGGACGCGATCCGCAACCGGGAGCCCGACGCCTACCCGGACGCCCTCGCCCGCCACGGCCGACACGTTCACCCGCTCACCGCCGCGCACCACGCGGCCCAAACCCGGACGCCCTGAGCGTCCGAACCGCCGCGATGCTGGCCCGCTAGTCGTGGGCGGGCCCCGCGGCCGCCGGCCCCGAGACGACTCCTCGGGAACCCTCGGGGCCGGCACCCCCAGACGGCCGCGAGTGGAACCGCGGTCCGTGGCCCGGGGCTCCCCCTGCTGCACCTTCGGATCGGGCGCGTTCCGCAGGGGTCGAGCCCCGGACCACACCCCCCACCCCCACCACCGGAAGGGAGACCCCCACCATGAACCCCGGCACCCTCGCCCCCCGCCGCGGCACCCACGCCTGGAAACAACTCCGCCACGCCTGGCAACTCCGCATCGACACCAACAACGGCTGGCACTGCCGACGCTGCCTCGGACCAATCCCGCCACTCGACCCCAACGCCTGGCAACTCGGACACCCCGACGACACCACCAACCCAACCGACCGGATCCTCCTCGTCGAGATCGAACCCGAACACCCGAACTGCAACGCAAGCGCCGGCGCGGCCGAAGGAAACCGCAACCGCGACCCCGACCGACGCAAACCACCACCACCAAGCCGACAATGGCTCTGAACGACCCCCGGAACGGCCCGTGAGACGATCACGGGCCGTTCGCGTGTCCGTGGTCGTAGGCGAGCGCCGGGGGCCGCAGGACGGCCGCGTCGGGCCGGAGGGGGCCGTTTTTTCCTCGTCGAGGGGGTCGAGCGCAACCCCGGCCGCGATGTTGTCTCTCTCTCCCGGCCGTCGCCCTCGTCTGTCGGGTGGGCCTTGACGCCCCGTTGCCCGTGGGCGGCCCGTAACGGGCCCTAGGACGGCCGAACGGGTCGAGTCCGAGGACACGCGGAAGTGTCCGTGATCGCGTCAGAACGGCCGGGGGTGTCCTCGTGGGTTCGTCGGCGTCCGGCCCCTCGTGGTCCGGTTCCTCGTCGGCGTCCGGCCCTGGTCGGCGTCGGGCCGAGCGTGACGGTTCGTCGGCGACCGGGGTGTCACGCCCCCGTCACGGGCTCGTCACGGCGTGACAGGCGGTTCTGACTTGGGCGGCCGTCGAGCGACGGCACCCCGCCGGGAGCACGATCGCTACTTGCACGGATCTTGCACGCGGCCCCGATCCTGGGCATGAAAGAACCCGCTCCCCCTAGTGGGAAGCGGGTTCGGCACGTCGGGCTGACAGGATTTGAACCTGCGACCCCTTGACCCCCAGTCAAGTGCGCTACCAAGCTGCGCTACAGCCCGCCCGCGGTCAGGGTGACCCGACCACGGCGATGAACGTTACACCACCGGGGCCCCGCATGCAGAATCGGCCCACACCGCGTGGCGCGCCGAGAATCTCGGTTCGGTCACGAAGCACTATTGCCAAGGCGAGATGGCAGCCCCGAAGCTGGTCCGACCGGGCGCCGTGCCCGGTTGTGAACAGGAGGACCCGATGACTGACCAGCCGCTGGATCCCCGCGACGACCGTCTCGACGACGTGGACGCCCCGCGCGACGCGGTGCTCGACCCCGACCAGCCCGTGGTCGACCTCGACCGCGTCGACGACGAGGTCGACGGCGAGCACGAGACCGCTGACGACAAGTACATCCAGGTGGTCGATGGACGCCCCGAGACCCTCGGCGTGGAGCCGAAGGACGGCGCCGTCCCGGACGCGCCCCGTGACGACGAGCTCGGCTTCAAGGGCGACATGTACACCACCGAACCCGGCACCGAGGGCTCCTCGCGCGCCTGAGTGGCCCCTGTCGGCGATCGCGCCGACGGCACCCCGATCCCGGTCCGGGCGGTGGCAGGATGGCCCCATGGCCACCGACTTCGACGCCGCCGCCCGGACGTGGGACTCCCCCGAGAAGGTGGACCGCTCCTCCAGGATCGCCGAGGCGATTGCGGACGCCGTGCCCCTCGACCCCACTGGAGCGGCCTGGACTACGGCTGCGGCACCGGGCAGCTCACCTGGCACCTCGGGGACCGGATCCACCACCCGGTCGACCTGGCCTACTCGGCGATGGCGTTGCACCACATCCCTGACACCGCAGCGGTGCTCGGGAACCTGACCGCGAGCCTGCACCCGGGAGGCTGGGTGGCACTGGCCGACCTCGACGCCGACCCCGCGAACACGTTCCACGCCGACGACTTCGACGGCCACCGGGGCATCGACCGGCACGCCCTGGCCGCCTCACTGCGCGAGCTGGGCTACCTCGATGTCGCCGAGCGCACCGCGCTGCGGGTCACCAAGGCCAAGCACGGGACGGACCACACCCACGACATCTTCCTGGTCACGGGGCGACGGCCGGGCTGAGCTCCTCGCGCGCACGCTCCGCGTCCCGCCCGCTGCCGGCCTGGACGGCCGCCACGCCCGCGAGCAGCACCGTGCCGCCCAGCAGTTGCACCGGTCCGGGCAGCTCGCCCAGCAGGAGCCAAGCCCACGCGACGGCGAACACGACCTCCGTGAGGCCCACGAACGACGCCACCGTGGGGCCCAGGCGCCGGGCGGCGATGAACCCGGTCACGTAGGCCAGTGCGGCCGCCACGACGACGAGTTCGAGCAGCGGCACCCACCACGGGTACGTGCCGCCGAAGAGCCGGACGTCGGCGGTCCCGAACCGCAGCGGCACCAGCCCGGTGAGGCCGGCCACGAGCAGGGCCACCGCCCCCACGCCGAGCCCGGCCGACACGAAGGCCAGCGGCGGGATGCCGGAGGTCTCGGCCGAGGTCACGTAGTAGACCGCCATGCCGGTGGCGGCGAACAGGCCCCAGGCGACGCCCCGCAGGTCGGCCCCGGCTAGGTCGGCCGGGTTCAGGATCACGGCCAGCCCGGCCACCGCCAACGCCATGCCCACCAGGGTCAGCGGCCCCGGGCGGCGCAACGTCCGCGCCCAGACGTAGAGCACGACCAGCACCACGCCGAGGTACTCCAGCATCAGGGCGATGCCGACCTCGATGTAGGTGATGGCGTTGAAGTAGGCCACCTGGACGGCGGCGCCACCGAAGAGCCCGTACATGAGGATGGGGCGCCACTTCTCGCGCAGGACGTGCCAGCGCCCGCGTAGCGCGAGGGCCGCCAGCGGCGCCAGCACCAGCGAGGCGAGCCCGAGCCGCACGATCACCGCGGCGGCGGGCGACCAGCCCGACTCCAGCAGCGGCCGGGCGAAGGAGCCGGACGTGGCGAACATCGCCGCCGAGGCGAGCGCGACCGCCAGCCCGACGGCGCGGACCCCGGGCTGTGGCGTCATGCGTTCATCCCGCGGGCGGCGACCGCCCACCGGTCCACGAGGCCGCCGTCGGCGAGGACCGCGTACTCGTCGACCAGGTTGACCGCGTTGCACGCGTGGTTGGGCACGACCCGCACGGTCGAACCCAGCGGCGGCAGCGGGCGTCCGGCCAGGTCGGCCACCGCGTGGTGCTCGGACAGGATGACGATCCGCGCCTCGGGGTGGTCCAGCAGGCGACCGAACCCGGACGCCCACGCCGGCCGGTCCGCGCCCAGCACCTTGGAGCCCGAGTCGAGCACGAGGCGGCCGCCCGCGTGGCTGACCACGGTGGCGTGGCAGGTCAGCGCGATCTGGTCGGGGGTGCAGGAACCCAGCTCCCACTGCTGGGCGTCGTTGAAGACGTACACGCCGGGCCGCGACTCGGTCAGGCCGTCGCCGGTCTCGGCCAGGCTGGGCGTCGACCCGCCCGACAGCACCACCGGCTCGATCCCGGCGGCGCGCAGGGCCTCGGCCGCGGACGCCAGCGCCCCGGCCTCTCCCCCTGCCGCCGCCGCCCGGCCGCCCGGGGCGTAGCTGTGGCCCGGGAACGTGAACGCCCCGAGCACCTCCAGCCCGCCCTCGACGGCACCGGCCGCCACCTCGCCTGCGGCCTCGGGCGCCACACCGGAGCGGTGGTGGCCCGAGTCGACCTCCACGAGCCCGGTGACCCCCGTGCCGGCCAACCGGCGTGCCGCCTCGACCGAGTCGAAGCCGACCCGGAGCGTGGCCCGCTCGGCCAACCGCGCCAACCGACGCCGGCGGTCGTCGTCGAGCCACAGCGGGTACGCGACGAAGAGGTCGTCGAAGCCCTGCTGGGCGAACACCTCGGCCTCGCCGACGGTGGCCACGGTGAGGCCGCCGACCCCGGCGTCCTCCTGCATGTGGGCGATCTCGGGGCTCTTGTGCGTCTTCACGTGGGGGCGCAAGGCGAGGCCGCGGTCGTCGGCCCAGGCCGCGACGCGCTCGATGTTGGCCTGCAGGACGGGAAGGTCGATCGCCAGGAACGGCGTTGGGGGCAGACGGTCGACCATGTCAGCGCTTGCGCTTCTCCCGCGCCCGGACCTCGACGTTCACCGGGCTGCCCACGAAGCCGAACTCCTCGCGCAGGCGACGCTCGACGAACCGCTCGTACTGCGGGTCGAGCTTGCCGGAGGTGAACAGCACGAAGGTCGGCGGGCAAGCCTGCGCCTGCGTGCCGAAGAGGATCCGCGGCTGCTTGCCCGACCGCACGGGGTGCGGGTGGGCGGCGGCCACGCGGCCCAGGAAGCTGTTGAGGTTGCCCGTGGTGACGCGGGTCTCCCAGCCCTCGAGGGCGGCGTCCACGGCCTTCTTGAGCTTGTCGACGTTGCGGCCGGTCAGGGCCGAGATGTTCACGTGCGGCGCCCAGCTGAAGGCGTGGATGTCGCGCTCGACCTCGCGCTCGAGGTAGCGGCGGCGCTCGTCGTCGGTGAGGTCCCACTTGTTGTAGGCGATGACCATGGCCTTGCCGGCGTCCTCGACCATGCTCAGGATCTTGAGGTCCTGGTCGGAGATCGTCTCGGAGGCGTCGATGATCACCACGCACACCTCGGCGCGCTCGATCGCCTGCTGGGTGCGCAGCGAGGCGTAGTACTCGTGGCCCGAGGCCTCCTTGACCCGGCGGCGCAGGCCGGCGGTGTCGATGAAGCGGTAGACCTCGCCGCCCAGCTCGACCAGCTCGTCGACCGGGTCGACGGTGGTGCCGGACGCGTTGTCGACCACCGAGCGCTGCTGGCCCGACAGCTTGTTCAGCAGCGAGCTCTTGCCGACGTTGGGCTTGCCGACGATCGCGACACGGCGGGGCCCCCCGATCTCGTCGTAGTCGGCCTCGGGCGCCTCCGGCAGGGCGTCCAGGACGGCGTCCAGCAGGTCGCCGGACCCACGGCCGTGCAGCGCCGAGACCGGGTAGGGCTCGCCCAGACCGAGGTTCCACATGGACGCCGCCTCGGCCTCCAGGCGCTGGTCGTCGACCTTGTTCGCCGCGAGCACCACCGGCTTCTTGGCACGGCGCAGCACGCGCACGACGGCCTCGTCCTCGTCGGTGATGCCGACGGTCGCGTCGACGACGAACAGCACTGCGTCGGCGGCGCCGATGGCCAGCTCGGCCTGCTCGGCGATCTGCGCGGCCATGCCCTGGGCGTCCGAGACCCAGCCGCCGGTGTCGACGATCACGAAGTCGCGGCCGTTCCAGGTCGCGTCGTAGCTCACCCGGTCGCGGGTGACGCCGGGCTTGTCCTGCACGACGGCCTCGCGGCGGCCGATGACGCGGTTGACGAGCTGGGACTTGCCGACGTTCGGGCGTCCGACGACGGCCAGGACGGGCTTGATCTCGGTCACGGGCGGGACTCCTCGGCCAGGTCGGTGATGGCGTCGACGACCTCGGCCAGGGTCATGTCGGACGTGTCGAGCAGCTGGACGCCGTCGGCGGCGGTCTGGAAGTCCACCAGCGTGGAGTCGTCGCGGTCGCGACGCAGGACCTGGTCGCGCAGCTGGTCCTCGGTGATCTTCCCGGCCATGTCGCCGGCGCGGCGGCGCAGGCGCGCCTCGGGCGAGGCGGTGAGCAGGATGCGCAGGTCGGCGTCGGGGTAGACGACGGTGGTGATGTCGCGGCCCTCGGCGACGCAACCGCGCGGGTCGGAGTCCATGAGCGCCCGCTGGCGCCGCACCATGTCGGCACGGCACTCGGGGATCGTGGAGACCGCCGAGACGTTCTGCGCGGTGCGCGGCTCGCGGATCTCGGCGGTGACGTCGCGCCCGTTCACCCGCACCCAGCGCTCGTCGGGGTCGAGGCTGAGCTCGATGTCGGCGCTCGTGGTGGCCTCGATCACGGCCGCGGTGTCGTCGGGGCTGACCCCGGCGTCCAGGAACGCCACGGCCACCGCGCGGTACATCGCGCCGGTGTCGAGGTAGGACAGTCCCAGGCGCCGGGCCACCGCGCGGGCGGTCGTCGACTTGCCGGACCCGCTGGGTCCGTCGATGGCGATCACGAGGCGGTCGTCGGGCACCGGGGCAGTCTACCGGCGCAGGGTCACGCCGTGGGACGCACGTTCCAGCCGGCCGCCGTCATCGCCGCGGTCAGAGGCTCGGCGGCCGTGGCCTCGACGTGCACGGCCAGCCAGCCGCGCTCGGCCTGGGTGTCGTGGTCGATGGTGACGTCCTCGACGTTGACCCCGGCGGCCTCCACGTCGGCGAACAGGCGCGCGAGTGAGCCGGGGGCGTCCGGGATCTCGACGACGACCTCGGCCCAGTCGGCCGGCAGCGAGCCGTGCTTGCCCGGGATCGCGCGCGTGCCGGTGCGGCCGCGGTCGAGGAAGGCCTCGACCGCGTCGGGGTCGTCGATGGTCTCGATGAGGCGGCCGAGGTCGGCGTGCAGCTCCTGCAGCTCGATGCGCAGGGCGCGGTGGTTGGCCGAGATGATCTGACGCCACAGCTTGGGATCGCCGCCCGCGATGCGGGTGACGTCGCGCAGGCCCTGGCCGGCCAGCGTGAGGTGCTCGGCGGGCAGGTCGAGCAGGCCCCCGGCCACGAGGGCGCTCATCAGCTGGGGCACGTGGGAGACCTGGCCGACGGCCTCGTCGTGGTGCTGGGCGGCCATGGTCGTCAGGCGGGCGCCGCACACCTCGGCGACGCGGCGGACCACGAGCACCGACTGGGCCGCCGACGTGTCGTGGGGCGTGATCACCCAGGTCCGGTCTTCGAAGAGGTCGGCCCGGGCGGTGAGGGGCCCGTCCTTGGCGGAGCCGGCCATGGGGTGCGACCCGCAGTAGCGGGCCAGGTCGGCGCCGGTCGCGCGCAGCGCCTGCAGCACGACGCCCTTGACCGAGCCCACGTCGGTGACCGTGGCCTCGGGGAAGCGCTGCAGCGCCTCGAAGATGACCCCGGCGAGGGCCTGCGGCGGCGTCGCGACAACGACGAGGCGCACGGCCGTGGGGTCGACCGGCTCGACGCTCCCCGCACCGCGGGAGGCGGCCACGAGCGCGTGCGAGCGGCGCTTGTCCTCCAGGTGCACCTCGATGCCGGCGCGGCTCAGTGCCATCGCCACGGACGCCCCGACCAGCCCCGAGCCGATGACCACGGCCGGGCTGAGGTTGACCTCGATCACTGGCCGCCCTTCTGCACGAACCCCTTGACGTAGCTCTCGGCGTCCGACTCGAGCACCGTGTCGATCTCGTCGAGCAGCGCGTCGAGGTCGTCGACCTGCGCCTGCTTCACCACGAGCGGGGCCTCCTGCTCGCGCTCGACCGACGGCGTGCGCTGGCGCTGGATGCGTTCGCTCATGGTTCCCTCCGGTCGTGGCTCCGCACGAGTCTATCGACGCCGCCCTCGGTGGGTGCCCCGGCCGCCGTGTGCCGGAACGGGTCGGGCATCCGCAGGGTGTGCAGGGCGCGGCCGGAGTCGCGCACCAGCAGGGAGTCCCAGCCGGCGGCGACCACGTGGTCGACGTGGTCGCGCACCCACGTGCCGCGCGTGTGGGCGCGGGTGTCCGCGGGCGCGGTGGTCATGGCCCGTTCGACGTCGGCGGCGGCCGGGCCGGGTGCGAGGCGTCCGACGGCCAGGAGGCGTTCGGCGATGCCGCGCTCCCCCAGCTCGGCCCACGCGAGGTCGACCTGGGCCAGCTTGGGGTGGTCCCAGCCCAGCCCCTCGCGCTCGCGGTAGCCCTCGAGCAGGGCGAGCTTGGCTGCCCAGTCGAGCCGGTCGGCGACCCGGGCCGGGTCCGCGCGCAGGTCGTCCAGCACGGCGGTCCACGCGGTCAGGAGCTCGGACGCCTCGGCGAACGGCTCGCGCTCGGCCCACGCCGCGGCGGCGTCGCGGAGCCCCTCCTGGAGGTCGAGGACGGTGGCGGTCATGCCGTCCACGAGGGCCAGCGGGGCGGCGAGGGTGAGGTCGCGGCTCACGGCCCGGAACGCGCCGACCGGGTCGGCGAGGCGAGCCGCCGGGAGCGCCCCGTCCTCGAGCGCGCCCAGGCACAGCCCGAGCACCCCGACCGCGAGCCACGTCGCGAAGGGCGAGCGGGTGGCGTCCCCGGCGATGACGTGGAGGCGCCGCCAGTCCCGCGGCAGCGCGTGCGGCTCGTCGCGGGTGTTGACGATGCCACGCCGCTGGGTGGTGTCCAGGCCGCTCACGCGTTCGAAGAAGTCGGCGCGCTGGGACAGCTGGAAGCCGGGTCGCTCCGAGCCTTGGCCCAGGCCCACCCGGCCGGCGCCCCCGAGCACGGCGCGGGTGACGAGGATCGTGGGCAGGGTGCCCTCGACCGCCTCCCACGGGGTCGACCGGCGTAGCAGCACGTTCTCGTGGTAGCCGTAGCTGTTGCCCTTGCCGTCGGTGTTGTTCTTGTAGAC
Proteins encoded:
- a CDS encoding helix-turn-helix domain-containing protein; the protein is MVRDDETARVPRVDKMTYLTQLRGRHDLTPADVRLLVAVWTYTDAWGRNAFPGNKKLAADVCLSPRNGPKEITARLRDLVARGYLVVTAPGGSVAGGERRATNYALALPPATRGADTPRSDPTTGGAEPPLSGDDDRGGWDLPTGGADASRPGGLSPTPSSHRSDQDHHHAREFDTGPRDDDDRGLKEHTDDVGPVTAAEVAEIIAEAARAGKSWQASGVRSNASTLTAEIGRAEAVRRLLAAAADPAARTPRVAGFSKYAAASAERVETVEGPREPACRTCGLVERVCSRTLGSDHEFEPADDTRDDVEPTPTRRGAAGDPDTLGNLVEGVLRR
- a CDS encoding WhiB family transcriptional regulator, which produces MSRRNETPRGPGPQLVALLDAIRQLDEPPPCTEPSIRDEFTHDDATRRAVARRHCEGCPVLVACLDAARAERAFGVWAGRDHDPTRPDRDTTGEDTTPCPSATRSSSRRPTPGSTRTTTTRP
- a CDS encoding trans-aconitate 2-methyltransferase, which encodes MGLPREGGPLLQDRRGDCGRRAPRPHWSGLDYGCGTGQLTWHLGDRIHHPVDLAYSAMALHHIPDTAAVLGNLTASLHPGGWVALADLDADPANTFHADDFDGHRGIDRHALAASLRELGYLDVAERTALRVTKAKHGTDHTHDIFLVTGRRPG
- a CDS encoding DMT family transporter, translating into MTPQPGVRAVGLAVALASAAMFATSGSFARPLLESGWSPAAAVIVRLGLASLVLAPLAALALRGRWHVLREKWRPILMYGLFGGAAVQVAYFNAITYIEVGIALMLEYLGVVLVVLYVWARTLRRPGPLTLVGMALAVAGLAVILNPADLAGADLRGVAWGLFAATGMAVYYVTSAETSGIPPLAFVSAGLGVGAVALLVAGLTGLVPLRFGTADVRLFGGTYPWWVPLLELVVVAAALAYVTGFIAARRLGPTVASFVGLTEVVFAVAWAWLLLGELPGPVQLLGGTVLLAGVAAVQAGSGRDAERAREELSPAVAP
- a CDS encoding alanine racemase, yielding MVDRLPPTPFLAIDLPVLQANIERVAAWADDRGLALRPHVKTHKSPEIAHMQEDAGVGGLTVATVGEAEVFAQQGFDDLFVAYPLWLDDDRRRRLARLAERATLRVGFDSVEAARRLAGTGVTGLVEVDSGHHRSGVAPEAAGEVAAGAVEGGLEVLGAFTFPGHSYAPGGRAAAAGGEAGALASAAEALRAAGIEPVVLSGGSTPSLAETGDGLTESRPGVYVFNDAQQWELGSCTPDQIALTCHATVVSHAGGRLVLDSGSKVLGADRPAWASGFGRLLDHPEARIVILSEHHAVADLAGRPLPPLGSTVRVVPNHACNAVNLVDEYAVLADGGLVDRWAVAARGMNA
- the der gene encoding ribosome biogenesis GTPase Der; the protein is MTEIKPVLAVVGRPNVGKSQLVNRVIGRREAVVQDKPGVTRDRVSYDATWNGRDFVIVDTGGWVSDAQGMAAQIAEQAELAIGAADAVLFVVDATVGITDEDEAVVRVLRRAKKPVVLAANKVDDQRLEAEAASMWNLGLGEPYPVSALHGRGSGDLLDAVLDALPEAPEADYDEIGGPRRVAIVGKPNVGKSSLLNKLSGQQRSVVDNASGTTVDPVDELVELGGEVYRFIDTAGLRRRVKEASGHEYYASLRTQQAIERAEVCVVIIDASETISDQDLKILSMVEDAGKAMVIAYNKWDLTDDERRRYLEREVERDIHAFSWAPHVNISALTGRNVDKLKKAVDAALEGWETRVTTGNLNSFLGRVAAAHPHPVRSGKQPRILFGTQAQACPPTFVLFTSGKLDPQYERFVERRLREEFGFVGSPVNVEVRAREKRKR
- the cmk gene encoding (d)CMP kinase, with amino-acid sequence MPDDRLVIAIDGPSGSGKSTTARAVARRLGLSYLDTGAMYRAVAVAFLDAGVSPDDTAAVIEATTSADIELSLDPDERWVRVNGRDVTAEIREPRTAQNVSAVSTIPECRADMVRRQRALMDSDPRGCVAEGRDITTVVYPDADLRILLTASPEARLRRRAGDMAGKITEDQLRDQVLRRDRDDSTLVDFQTAADGVQLLDTSDMTLAEVVDAITDLAEESRP
- a CDS encoding prephenate dehydrogenase, with amino-acid sequence MIEVNLSPAVVIGSGLVGASVAMALSRAGIEVHLEDKRRSHALVAASRGAGSVEPVDPTAVRLVVVATPPQALAGVIFEALQRFPEATVTDVGSVKGVVLQALRATGADLARYCGSHPMAGSAKDGPLTARADLFEDRTWVITPHDTSAAQSVLVVRRVAEVCGARLTTMAAQHHDEAVGQVSHVPQLMSALVAGGLLDLPAEHLTLAGQGLRDVTRIAGGDPKLWRQIISANHRALRIELQELHADLGRLIETIDDPDAVEAFLDRGRTGTRAIPGKHGSLPADWAEVVVEIPDAPGSLARLFADVEAAGVNVEDVTIDHDTQAERGWLAVHVEATAAEPLTAAMTAAGWNVRPTA
- a CDS encoding ubiquitin-like protein Pup, which translates into the protein MSERIQRQRTPSVEREQEAPLVVKQAQVDDLDALLDEIDTVLESDAESYVKGFVQKGGQ
- a CDS encoding proteasome accessory factor PafA2 family protein; this encodes MPLLLGTETEYGIAAPGRPDLDAHALSALVVEACGVPATPVVEDSRHRVLGNGARFYVDHGHPEYCTPETTSATDLLVHELAGDRIVAEAAARVSAELGTPVRVYKNNTDGKGNSYGYHENVLLRRSTPWEAVEGTLPTILVTRAVLGGAGRVGLGQGSERPGFQLSQRADFFERVSGLDTTQRRGIVNTRDEPHALPRDWRRLHVIAGDATRSPFATWLAVGVLGLCLGALEDGALPAARLADPVGAFRAVSRDLTLAAPLALVDGMTATVLDLQEGLRDAAAAWAEREPFAEASELLTAWTAVLDDLRADPARVADRLDWAAKLALLEGYREREGLGWDHPKLAQVDLAWAELGERGIAERLLAVGRLAPGPAAADVERAMTTAPADTRAHTRGTWVRDHVDHVVAAGWDSLLVRDSGRALHTLRMPDPFRHTAAGAPTEGGVDRLVRSHDRREP